In Chitinophaga sp. HK235, a single window of DNA contains:
- a CDS encoding bifunctional UDP-N-acetylmuramoyl-tripeptide:D-alanyl-D-alanine ligase/alanine racemase, translated as MYNAASINKTLKGELLQETGFSEIEHLLLDSRKLSFPETSLFIPLVSPRRNAHQYIEELYRKGVSNFIVSEPVPLEKYPKANFILVKDTLQALHTLVAFHRHQFHVPVIGITGSNGKTIVKEWLYQLLEKDYNIVRSPKSYNSQIGVPLSVWQMKPEHQLAIFEAGISQPGEMVNLEKIIRPTIGIFTNIGEAHSEGFLNIRQKINEKLVLFAKSDILIYCKDYLALNECVLSFHSQVGKKETQEGGGGGPELFSWSRKTDADLRIVSVDKNDNHTRIEALYKQETLHITIPFVDEGSIENAIHCWALMLYLGKEQEVIQQRMDLLSNIAMRLELKQGINNSSVINDSYNLDLGSLTIALDFLQQQQQHATRSVILSDILQSGKSDASLYEEVADLLHKKHINKLIAIGKNIGREKKSFQQVEGLKTQFFNTTDEYIQQFNSDDFENETILVKGSRIFQFERIGKLLEQKAHQTILEINLSAIAHNVKLYQSMLKPDTKLMAMVKAFSYGSGSFEIANLLQFHGVDYLAVAYADEGVELRRAGITMPIMVMNPEPASFDAILHWNLEPEIYSMHILLQFMEEVSAAGKTEFPIHIKLDTGMHRLGFVKKDIPELSQALTASQLLKVQSIFSHLAASEDPAKDALTQQQGRLFYEMSHELQKALGYTVIRHISNSAGITRHPDLQLDMVRLGIGMYGFDYSNGIQDQLRSVSTLKTTVAQLKNLDPGETVGYGAKWTAEAPAVTATVRIGYADGYPRRLGNGVGKMLIRGKLAPVIGVVAMDMLMLDVTHIPDIMEGDEVIVFGEDLPVQQLADWADTIAYEILTGISQRVKRVYFQE; from the coding sequence GTGTATAACGCAGCAAGCATCAACAAAACGCTCAAAGGAGAATTGTTGCAGGAGACCGGATTTTCTGAAATTGAACATCTCTTATTGGACAGCCGGAAGCTGAGCTTCCCTGAAACATCGCTGTTCATACCCTTGGTAAGCCCCAGGCGGAATGCTCATCAGTACATTGAAGAGCTGTACCGCAAAGGGGTAAGCAACTTTATTGTGAGTGAGCCCGTGCCATTGGAAAAATATCCTAAAGCCAACTTTATCCTGGTAAAAGATACCTTACAGGCATTACACACACTGGTCGCATTTCATCGCCATCAGTTTCATGTTCCTGTTATCGGTATCACCGGCAGTAATGGAAAAACCATCGTCAAAGAATGGTTGTACCAGTTGCTGGAAAAGGACTACAACATTGTCCGCAGCCCGAAAAGCTATAATTCACAGATTGGTGTGCCGCTCTCTGTATGGCAGATGAAGCCCGAACACCAGCTGGCCATTTTTGAAGCAGGGATTTCCCAGCCGGGAGAAATGGTCAACCTGGAGAAGATCATCCGCCCTACCATCGGCATCTTCACCAATATCGGCGAAGCACATAGTGAAGGCTTCCTCAACATCCGGCAAAAGATCAACGAAAAACTGGTCCTTTTCGCAAAAAGCGACATTCTGATCTATTGCAAGGACTATCTCGCCCTCAATGAGTGTGTACTGTCCTTCCACAGCCAGGTAGGCAAAAAGGAAACACAGGAAGGCGGCGGCGGTGGTCCGGAACTGTTTTCCTGGTCCAGAAAAACAGATGCCGACCTCCGTATTGTAAGCGTCGACAAAAACGATAACCATACCCGCATCGAAGCCCTGTACAAACAGGAAACGCTGCATATCACCATCCCTTTTGTGGATGAAGGATCTATCGAAAATGCGATCCACTGCTGGGCCCTCATGCTGTATCTGGGCAAAGAACAGGAAGTGATCCAGCAACGTATGGACCTGCTCAGCAACATCGCCATGCGCCTGGAGCTGAAACAGGGCATCAACAACAGTTCTGTGATCAATGACAGCTATAACCTCGACCTGGGTTCACTGACCATTGCACTCGACTTCCTGCAGCAGCAACAACAGCATGCTACCCGTAGCGTGATACTCAGCGATATCCTGCAAAGCGGGAAAAGCGATGCTTCCCTGTATGAAGAAGTAGCAGACCTGTTGCACAAAAAGCATATCAACAAACTGATCGCCATCGGTAAAAACATCGGCAGGGAAAAGAAAAGCTTTCAACAGGTAGAAGGATTAAAAACACAGTTCTTCAATACCACCGATGAATATATCCAGCAGTTCAACTCAGACGATTTCGAGAACGAAACCATCCTGGTAAAAGGTTCCCGCATTTTTCAGTTTGAACGTATTGGTAAGCTGCTGGAGCAGAAAGCCCATCAGACCATCCTGGAGATCAATCTTTCAGCGATTGCACACAATGTGAAGTTGTATCAGTCTATGCTGAAGCCGGACACCAAGCTGATGGCCATGGTGAAAGCCTTCTCCTATGGCAGCGGCAGTTTCGAAATTGCCAATCTGCTGCAATTCCACGGGGTGGATTATCTGGCGGTAGCCTATGCCGATGAAGGCGTGGAGCTGCGCAGAGCCGGCATTACCATGCCTATTATGGTGATGAACCCCGAACCAGCCAGCTTTGATGCTATTCTGCACTGGAACCTGGAACCGGAAATCTATTCCATGCATATCCTGCTGCAGTTTATGGAAGAAGTAAGCGCAGCCGGTAAAACGGAGTTTCCGATACATATCAAGCTGGACACCGGTATGCATCGTCTTGGTTTTGTGAAAAAAGATATTCCGGAACTTTCTCAGGCCCTCACCGCCAGCCAGCTGCTGAAGGTACAGTCTATTTTCAGCCACCTGGCAGCCAGCGAAGACCCTGCGAAAGATGCACTCACACAGCAGCAGGGACGCCTGTTCTACGAAATGAGCCACGAATTGCAGAAAGCGCTGGGATATACGGTAATCCGCCATATTTCCAACAGTGCAGGCATCACCCGTCATCCGGACCTGCAGCTCGATATGGTGCGGTTGGGTATCGGTATGTACGGCTTTGACTATAGCAATGGCATTCAGGATCAGCTGCGTAGTGTCAGCACGCTGAAAACGACTGTGGCACAGCTTAAAAACCTGGATCCGGGTGAAACCGTGGGTTATGGCGCCAAATGGACCGCTGAGGCCCCGGCTGTCACCGCCACTGTCCGTATCGGGTATGCTGACGGTTACCCCCGCCGGTTAGGCAATGGGGTAGGAAAGATGCTCATCCGCGGTAAACTTGCACCGGTAATAGGCGTAGTAGCCATGGACATGCTTATGCTGGACGTGACCCATATCCCCGATATTATGGAGGGCGACGAGGTGATTGTATTCGGCGAAGACCTGCCTGTGCAGCAATTGGCAGACTGGGCAGACACAATTGCCTACGAAATATTAACAGGAATTTCACAGCGGGTGAAAAGGGTATATTTCCAGGAATAA
- a CDS encoding TerC/Alx family metal homeostasis membrane protein — protein MTPIQWTYLIFGIVIVLALVFDLGLFSKKNTKTTLKTAFWQSIFWIGLAVLFFGFMWFEDGSETAINFMSAYLMEKSLSMDNIFVFILIFSFFKIREEHYSRVLLIGILMALVFRAVFISVGVVLISRFHWILYIFGVFLLYTGIKMFTAKVSDEFKPEENIVYRFMNKYLRVTHEEANGKFVIRKNNKVYLTTLSLVVAMLAVTDVIFALDSIPAVFAISQQPVVVYTSNIFAVLGLRSLFFLLRGAVDKFDYLPQGISIVLIFIGLKMLAEYFIHIPVYVSLIVIILCLGGAIWYSLHHQKKEMPEGKA, from the coding sequence ATGACACCGATCCAGTGGACATATCTCATATTTGGTATTGTGATAGTCCTGGCTTTAGTTTTTGATCTTGGTTTATTCAGCAAAAAAAATACAAAAACAACACTTAAAACCGCCTTCTGGCAAAGTATTTTCTGGATTGGGCTGGCCGTATTGTTCTTTGGCTTTATGTGGTTTGAAGATGGATCTGAAACGGCGATCAATTTTATGAGCGCTTATCTCATGGAGAAATCGCTCTCCATGGACAACATCTTTGTATTTATTCTCATTTTTAGTTTTTTTAAGATAAGGGAAGAGCACTACTCGCGTGTATTATTGATAGGCATCCTGATGGCACTCGTGTTCCGGGCTGTTTTTATCAGTGTGGGCGTGGTGCTCATCAGTCGGTTTCACTGGATATTATATATTTTCGGCGTGTTTCTGCTGTATACAGGGATTAAAATGTTTACGGCCAAGGTCAGTGATGAGTTCAAACCGGAAGAAAACATCGTTTATCGGTTTATGAACAAATACCTGCGGGTAACGCATGAAGAAGCCAATGGAAAATTTGTGATCCGCAAAAATAATAAGGTGTATCTGACTACGTTATCTTTGGTAGTCGCGATGCTCGCTGTTACCGATGTTATTTTTGCTCTGGATTCCATACCGGCGGTATTTGCTATCTCACAGCAACCGGTCGTGGTATACACCTCCAACATTTTCGCCGTACTGGGATTGAGGTCCCTGTTTTTTCTGTTGAGAGGAGCGGTAGATAAATTTGATTATCTGCCCCAGGGTATTTCCATTGTACTTATATTCATTGGACTAAAAATGCTGGCAGAATACTTTATCCATATACCGGTATATGTATCGCTAATAGTGATTATTCTTTGTCTTGGAGGAGCAATCTGGTACTCGCTCCATCATCAGAAAAAAGAAATGCCGGAAGGAAAAGCCTAA
- the gldG gene encoding gliding motility-associated ABC transporter substrate-binding protein GldG has protein sequence MAKRKKYIQRALAVIAVLMGLNIAAAYFHGRWDLTAEKRYTLTSSTKQMLRQLNSPVEIEVFLKGDYPASFRQLAQSTRELLEEFREYGRQNIHFVFVNPNQGLSDSARMKFMGELTAQGIMPFNMKVQGDANESQQLIFPGALVHYKGKTLGVNLLKNQGGQDPMQTMNNSEALLEYQFANAIGKLKEEKKPLVGYMLGHGESLGAEVYDALTTLQSGYNLDTLTLQSVPAVPHDFDIILFAKPASAFSDQDKLKIDQYVMNGGKVLWFIDETNASMDSLHQRQEFLAFDKGLNLEDLLFRYGVRINQDLVQDLQCDIVPLVVGSVGNRPQIQPVPFPYFPMLAPTGAHPIVKNMDMVLSRFVSSLDTVRADGVQKTVLLTTSRSSRRVRIPSQISWDIVKTKPNVREYRQQYVPAAVLLEGHFTSLFRDRLDEATKGSFRQATGKPFREKADTVNKMIIVSDGDLIANAVSRKDGPLQMGINEFNPGFAFANKEFFLNCLEYLSGHNGIMESRNKELALRLLDNEKIQREKTKWQIICFVIPIGLVLLFAMVFQFVRQRKFAE, from the coding sequence ATGGCTAAACGAAAAAAATATATACAGCGTGCGCTGGCAGTCATAGCAGTGCTCATGGGCCTCAATATTGCCGCCGCCTATTTTCATGGCAGATGGGACCTGACAGCCGAAAAAAGATATACCCTCACCAGCAGCACCAAACAGATGCTGCGTCAGCTCAACAGCCCGGTGGAAATAGAAGTGTTCCTGAAAGGCGATTACCCCGCCAGCTTCAGACAGCTGGCACAATCCACCCGTGAGCTGCTGGAAGAGTTCCGCGAATACGGTAGACAAAATATACACTTTGTCTTCGTCAATCCCAATCAGGGCCTTTCTGATTCGGCCCGGATGAAATTCATGGGCGAACTGACGGCACAGGGTATCATGCCCTTTAACATGAAAGTACAGGGAGATGCCAACGAGAGCCAGCAGCTTATTTTTCCCGGCGCCCTGGTACACTATAAGGGAAAAACACTGGGCGTAAACCTACTGAAAAACCAGGGAGGACAAGACCCGATGCAGACGATGAATAATTCGGAAGCGCTGCTGGAATACCAGTTTGCCAACGCCATCGGTAAACTGAAGGAGGAGAAAAAGCCACTGGTAGGGTATATGCTCGGACATGGTGAATCATTGGGTGCCGAAGTATATGATGCACTGACTACGCTACAGTCCGGCTACAACCTCGATACACTTACCTTACAGTCCGTTCCTGCTGTCCCGCATGATTTTGACATCATCCTGTTTGCCAAGCCGGCATCGGCTTTCAGCGATCAGGACAAACTGAAGATAGACCAGTATGTGATGAATGGCGGGAAAGTGCTTTGGTTTATTGATGAAACCAATGCCTCCATGGACAGCCTGCATCAGCGGCAGGAGTTCCTGGCTTTTGACAAGGGCCTTAACCTGGAAGACCTGTTATTCCGCTATGGTGTACGTATCAACCAGGACCTGGTACAGGACCTTCAATGTGATATCGTGCCATTGGTAGTAGGCAGTGTGGGCAACCGGCCACAGATACAGCCCGTGCCCTTTCCTTATTTCCCGATGCTGGCCCCTACCGGTGCACATCCTATTGTAAAAAATATGGATATGGTGCTGAGCCGCTTTGTCAGCTCTCTTGATACCGTAAGAGCTGATGGTGTACAGAAAACCGTGCTGCTGACCACTTCCAGAAGTAGCCGCCGTGTCCGTATACCTTCACAGATAAGCTGGGATATCGTGAAAACAAAACCCAATGTACGGGAATACCGGCAGCAATACGTACCTGCCGCCGTACTGCTGGAAGGGCATTTCACCTCTCTGTTCCGCGACCGCCTGGACGAAGCTACCAAGGGTAGTTTCCGGCAGGCTACCGGTAAGCCTTTCCGGGAAAAGGCGGATACAGTCAATAAGATGATCATCGTCAGTGATGGAGACCTGATCGCCAATGCCGTGTCACGTAAAGACGGTCCTTTGCAGATGGGCATCAATGAATTTAACCCCGGCTTCGCCTTCGCCAATAAGGAATTTTTCCTCAACTGTCTGGAATACCTCAGTGGTCATAACGGTATTATGGAAAGCCGCAACAAAGAGCTGGCCCTTCGCCTGCTGGACAACGAAAAAATTCAGCGGGAAAAAACAAAATGGCAGATTATCTGTTTTGTGATACCGATAGGGTTGGTACTGCTTTTTGCGATGGTGTTCCAGTTTGTACGCCAGCGTAAATTTGCTGAATAG
- the gldF gene encoding gliding motility-associated ABC transporter permease subunit GldF, whose protein sequence is MLAIFKKEINQFFNSVTGYVAIILFLVANGLFLFVFPDTSLLDTGYANLDPLFDLAPLIYLLLIPAITMRCFADEFKTGTMELLSTKPLSWWQIVMGKFWGSLLIVVISLIPTFVYYIAIRQLSVTPQQLDNGGILGSYTGLFLLGAVFTAIGLWSSSLTSNAMIAFLIAVFTSYIFYNGFDALSKIPAFNGGADYYLQMAGIKFHYGSVSRGVIDSRDIIYFISLIGLMLYLTKLSLQRKLWQNG, encoded by the coding sequence ATGCTTGCCATCTTTAAAAAAGAGATAAACCAGTTTTTCAACAGCGTCACCGGCTATGTGGCCATTATTCTTTTTTTAGTGGCAAATGGCCTGTTCCTCTTCGTATTTCCTGATACCAGCCTGCTGGACACCGGCTACGCCAATCTCGATCCGCTGTTCGATCTGGCCCCGCTGATTTACCTGCTGCTCATCCCCGCCATCACGATGCGCTGCTTTGCCGATGAGTTTAAAACCGGCACCATGGAGCTTCTGAGCACGAAGCCACTCAGCTGGTGGCAGATTGTGATGGGGAAATTCTGGGGCAGCCTGCTGATTGTGGTCATCTCCCTGATACCCACCTTTGTGTATTATATTGCTATCCGGCAACTCAGCGTCACCCCGCAACAGCTGGACAATGGCGGCATCCTCGGCTCCTATACCGGTCTGTTTCTGCTGGGTGCCGTGTTTACCGCCATCGGCCTGTGGTCATCCTCTCTTACTTCCAATGCCATGATTGCTTTTCTGATAGCCGTTTTTACCAGCTACATCTTTTACAATGGTTTTGATGCACTCAGTAAAATCCCGGCTTTCAACGGAGGGGCCGATTACTATCTTCAGATGGCCGGCATTAAATTTCACTATGGCTCTGTAAGCCGTGGTGTGATCGATAGCCGTGATATCATCTATTTCATCAGCCTCATCGGCCTGATGCTCTATCTTACCAAATTATCCCTCCAAAGAAAACTCTGGCAGAACGGTTAA
- a CDS encoding IscS subfamily cysteine desulfurase, with protein MSLPVYLDNNATTPCDPRVLEVMLPYFTEMFGNAASRSHPFGWTAEAAVDHAREQVARLIGAQPQEIVFTSGATEAVNLAIKGVFETYAAKGNHIITCVTEHKAVLDTCKHLEKKGAVITWLPVDADGLPDPAAVEAAITPQTILIAMMYANNETGVINPVPAIGAIAKKHGIIYMSDATQAVGKIPVHVDHDGIDLLTLSAHKMYGPKGVGALYVRRRSPRVKLTAQMDGGGHERGMRSGTLNVPGIVGLGMACEICQQEMEAEAKRLSAMRNRLQEALLQIEHTYVNGSVTHRLPHVMNISFQYIEGSTLLMGFNKTIALSSGSACTSASMEPSYVLKALGLGDDLAHASLRFALGRFTTDEQIDYTIRMVTDTVNRLRAESPLWEMYKDGHLQDTGSWAHHQEQG; from the coding sequence TTGAGCCTGCCTGTTTACCTGGACAACAACGCTACCACGCCCTGTGATCCCAGGGTGCTGGAAGTAATGTTGCCCTATTTTACAGAGATGTTTGGCAACGCTGCCAGCCGCAGCCATCCCTTTGGATGGACAGCTGAAGCAGCCGTGGATCATGCCCGTGAACAGGTGGCCAGGCTGATAGGAGCGCAACCACAGGAAATCGTGTTCACCTCCGGCGCCACAGAAGCTGTCAACCTCGCCATCAAAGGCGTCTTTGAAACATATGCTGCCAAAGGCAACCATATCATCACCTGTGTAACAGAACACAAAGCGGTACTGGACACCTGCAAACATCTGGAGAAAAAAGGCGCTGTCATTACCTGGCTGCCTGTAGATGCAGACGGCCTGCCAGACCCTGCAGCCGTGGAAGCCGCCATCACACCGCAGACCATCCTGATTGCCATGATGTACGCCAACAATGAAACAGGCGTCATTAATCCGGTACCAGCCATTGGCGCTATCGCCAAAAAACATGGCATCATCTATATGTCAGACGCTACGCAGGCTGTGGGTAAGATACCCGTCCATGTAGACCATGACGGCATAGACCTGCTCACTCTCAGCGCCCATAAAATGTACGGACCCAAAGGTGTTGGCGCCCTCTACGTCAGACGGCGGTCGCCCCGGGTAAAACTCACCGCACAGATGGACGGCGGCGGCCATGAACGTGGCATGCGCTCCGGCACGCTCAACGTGCCCGGCATCGTAGGACTGGGCATGGCCTGCGAAATCTGCCAACAGGAAATGGAAGCCGAAGCAAAAAGATTGTCTGCCATGCGAAACCGCCTTCAGGAAGCGTTATTACAAATAGAACATACCTATGTGAATGGTTCGGTGACACACCGCCTGCCGCATGTGATGAATATTTCCTTTCAATATATAGAAGGATCAACGTTACTGATGGGATTCAACAAAACAATTGCACTCTCCTCCGGATCGGCTTGTACTTCGGCCTCTATGGAGCCCAGCTATGTGCTCAAAGCCCTGGGCCTGGGCGATGATCTGGCTCATGCATCCCTGCGTTTTGCGCTGGGACGCTTTACCACGGATGAACAGATCGATTATACGATCCGTATGGTGACTGATACCGTCAACCGGTTACGGGCCGAAAGTCCACTCTGGGAAATGTATAAAGACGGGCATCTTCAGGATACCGGTTCCTGGGCACACCATCAGGAGCAGGGATGA
- the mce gene encoding methylmalonyl-CoA epimerase, with translation MLKVEHIGIAVESLAVSVPLFEKLLNTPCYKQEEVSTEQVQTAFFQQGETKIELLEATGPDSAIAKFLAKKGAGMHHIAFEVADIHAEMARLKEEGFVLLHETPKKGADNKLICFLHPKNTNGVLIEICQEIK, from the coding sequence ATGTTAAAAGTAGAACACATCGGGATCGCTGTAGAGTCGCTGGCCGTATCCGTGCCGCTGTTTGAAAAATTATTGAACACACCTTGTTACAAGCAGGAAGAAGTAAGTACTGAGCAGGTGCAGACAGCCTTTTTTCAACAGGGGGAAACAAAAATAGAGTTATTGGAGGCAACGGGCCCTGACAGTGCGATTGCTAAATTTCTGGCTAAAAAGGGAGCGGGTATGCATCACATCGCTTTTGAAGTGGCAGACATACATGCGGAGATGGCGAGGTTAAAGGAAGAAGGCTTCGTATTACTACACGAGACCCCAAAGAAAGGAGCTGATAATAAGCTGATTTGTTTTTTGCACCCTAAAAATACCAATGGTGTTTTGATAGAAATCTGCCAAGAGATTAAGTAA